The genomic segment GACGATGCGGCGCGCGGGCCGGCCGAAGACGATCTCAGTAGTTAGGGACCGGTCGTGCTCTGTGGCACGCTCGCGGGCGTCGTCGTGGAGTTCCTCGGCGTCGGCTTTCGCGCCCTCGTACCACTCCTCGGAGTAGCCGGGCATCCCTGGCACTCCAGTCGGCGACTGGAGGCCCGGCGCGAGCGGATCGACGTCGAACGGGTCGATCACGGTGAGAACGGTGATCGCGACATCGGGCATGTCGAGGGCGTGATCGAGCGCGCGCTCGGATCGTGGCGACCCGTCGAGCGGGACGAGGACCTGCGTCGTGGACTCGCTCATGCGGAGCTATTGCACGCGGACGAGCAAAGCGATTTCCGTTCGACCTGACGGACCGGGCGGGTCGTGGCTCGGATCGCCGTCGGCGTCACAGCACGAACGCGAACACGAGATACGAGCCGATCGCGGAGATCGTCGGCGTGAGAAGCCACATCGTGACGA from the Halococcus salifodinae DSM 8989 genome contains:
- a CDS encoding universal stress protein — translated: MSESTTQVLVPLDGSPRSERALDHALDMPDVAITVLTVIDPFDVDPLAPGLQSPTGVPGMPGYSEEWYEGAKADAEELHDDARERATEHDRSLTTEIVFGRPARRIVAYADENDVDHIVIGNHSREEFPHVLLGNTAESVVRRSPVNVTVVR